From the genome of Gammaproteobacteria bacterium:
ACGTTGTGCCACCGCCCCCATCTGCGGGCGTTTACCCTTATCCCGATCACCACCGCACCCAAACACACACACCAGTTTTCCCCGGGCGCAGTCCTTGACTGTTTCTTTACGAGCCTCAACGCCATCTATAACACCAAGATGATCACGCAGTGATTTGAGTACATTTTCCAAAGCATCGGGGGTATGGGCATAATCAACCACCACTAATGGAGCACCGTCCACACCACCCAAACGCTGCATCCGACCGCTTATAGTTCGCAGGGTATGCAGACGCTTAACCGCCACATCAAACGCCACGCCCATAACCATTAATACACCAAACACAGCCAGCATATTGCCAACATTAAATCGCCCCAATAGGGAAGAATGCACTACCGAACTACCCCAAGGCGTAGAAAGTTGAAATTGCAAACCCTGCGGCGATTGCCGAATTTGGGAAGCCCGTATCAAAGCCACCGAATCCGGTAGTGTATTTTGCAATTGGTTTTCATCAGCCAATGTGTACGCGATTTTGTTCAAGCCGGCAGGCAACTCTGTTAAAAACCGCATTCCCACAGCATCGTCTGCGTTTATTACCGCATGTTTTAATGAGGGCAAAAGAAATAAAAGTCGCTTGGCCTCGGCATATTGATCCATGTCACCGTGATAGTCCAAATGATCCCTGCTGATATTAGTAAACACACCAACATCAAAAGCCACTCCGGCCACGCGCCCTTGGTGCAGCCCGTGCGAGGAGACTTCCATCACGGTTGCCGTAGCGCCCCGCTCATGGAAACCCGCCAATAATGCGTGCAGACTAATCGCATCAGGTGTGGTATGGGTACTCTGTTGCAATTGACCGTAAATCCCATTACCTATGGTACCCAACACAGCACAAAGCCGGTCTTCACTGAGCATCTGCGCCAAAAATTGAGCGCAGGACGTTTTGCCATTGGTACCGGTAATCCCGACCATACTCATAGCAGCAGAAGGCTGTCCAAAAAACCGCTCTGCAATGGCTCCCACACAGTGTTTCAAATTGTCCACGGCAATAATAGGAACACCCGACTTTTCCAAACGACGGAATATCAGTGTCTCTTGTTCCAGATCCTGAGCAGTTTCATACAACACGGCAGTAGCTCCGGCCCTCAGAGCTTGGTCCGCATAGTGTATGCCGTGAGTTTGGTGACCGCGCAAGGCAATAAACACGTCCCCAGCTCCGCACTGCGAGCTGTTCAAGCGAATACCACTAACAGCTCGATCTTGCGCCGCGCTTATGTCAACATAATCGCGGAGCAGCTGTGACAGCATAAGTTCATTACTGCGCTTGTTTTGCATTGTCACCATTTACCTTAACTGCCCGATACAAAAAACTTCATATGACATAGAAATCTGCAATCCAGTACCCGATACCTGCCTAGTGCAATTCGCTGTGGGAGGCACTGACAAACCCTCTACGGTAACCATCACTGCCCGGCCCAGGCATAGTGCGCGCCGGATAGTGCGGGAACATCGTCCGGGGGAATATCCAGCATTCGCAGGGCTCCGGACATTACTTTTGAAAAAATAGGTGCAGCCACCGCCCCACCATAGTACTGTTTACCGCGCGGCTCGTTGATCATAACCACCATAATCAGACGCGGATCACTGGCCGGAGCCATTCCGGCAAAGATCGACATATAACTGCCGTCTTCATAGCCATGCTCGCCGATTTTCTTCACGGTACCGGTTTTTCCTGCCACGCGATATCCGGTCACGCGGGCCTTGGTTCCTGTGCCTCCTCGATGGGTTACGGATTCCAACATTCCACGCACCTGAGTCAACACGACAGGATTCAGTACCGGTTCGTCGTAGCTTGCCTCCATGGTTCCGTATACGGTTCGCAACAGGGAGACCCTGGGCAAATAGCCGTTATTAGCAAACACGGTATAGGCACGAGCCAATTGTAACGGTGTCACCGATAAACCATAACCGTATGACATGGTAGCCCGTTCCAGATCGTGCCAACCACTATAGTCCGGCAATGACCCGGATGACTCACCGGGAAAACCGCTACCGGTGGTTACGCCAAAACCAGAGCCGGCCAGTGCTTCCCAGAGCTGACGCGGCTCAATGGCCAAAGCCATTTTACTGGCCCCTACATTACTGGACTTTTTCAACACCGTGGAAACATCAATACGACCGTAATTATGGGAATCGCGAATCAGTTTACGCCCCACCTTAAGTAAACCCGGCGCAGTATCAATGACGGTTTGCGGTTCAAACATACCGGTTTGCAATCCGGCGGCAACAGTAAACGGTTTAATGGTGGATCCGGGCTCGAATACATCGGTCATGGCGCGATTACGAATACTGGCACTGCGCAACTCATCCCGGTTATTGGGATTAAATGCAGGCTGGTTCACCATCGCCAGCACTTCACCGGTTTTTGCGTCCAGAATAACAGCCGAACCGGCGTCAGCATTATGTTGTTTGACTGCCGCTTTTAATTCCCGGTAGGCCAAATACTGCACACGACGATCTATACTGAGAATAACATCCTTACCGGGACGCGGTTCGCGAATTCGTTCCACAGTCTCCACCACCCGGCCCAACCGGTCTTTTATAACTCTATGACTCCCGGGAGTACCTGAAAGTTCGTGATTGAACGCCAGTTCCACGCCCTCC
Proteins encoded in this window:
- a CDS encoding UDP-N-acetylmuramoyl-L-alanyl-D-glutamate--2,6-diaminopimelate ligase, producing MVTMQNKRSNELMLSQLLRDYVDISAAQDRAVSGIRLNSSQCGAGDVFIALRGHQTHGIHYADQALRAGATAVLYETAQDLEQETLIFRRLEKSGVPIIAVDNLKHCVGAIAERFFGQPSAAMSMVGITGTNGKTSCAQFLAQMLSEDRLCAVLGTIGNGIYGQLQQSTHTTPDAISLHALLAGFHERGATATVMEVSSHGLHQGRVAGVAFDVGVFTNISRDHLDYHGDMDQYAEAKRLLFLLPSLKHAVINADDAVGMRFLTELPAGLNKIAYTLADENQLQNTLPDSVALIRASQIRQSPQGLQFQLSTPWGSSVVHSSLLGRFNVGNMLAVFGVLMVMGVAFDVAVKRLHTLRTISGRMQRLGGVDGAPLVVVDYAHTPDALENVLKSLRDHLGVIDGVEARKETVKDCARGKLVCVFGCGGDRDKGKRPQMGAVAQRYADRVVITDDNPRSEASIDIIADIQKGLDGDPTVQVIADRVTAIAGAIIEAGADDVVLIAGKGHEDYQIVGDTKIPYIGDVAQAQSALKQRRGGEVL
- a CDS encoding penicillin-binding transpeptidase domain-containing protein; translated protein: MSLLLGFFTVALMWRAVDLHVFNKDFLQEQGDARYLRDVPVPAHRGMITDRHGEPLAISTPVESVWVNPRALLQQQGHWAALAAELELDVAELRAQLLARQDKEFMYLRRHLNPETVKRIAALEVPGVAFKKEYKRFYPAGEVVAHLVGFTDVDDSGQEGVELAFNHELSGTPGSHRVIKDRLGRVVETVERIREPRPGKDVILSIDRRVQYLAYRELKAAVKQHNADAGSAVILDAKTGEVLAMVNQPAFNPNNRDELRSASIRNRAMTDVFEPGSTIKPFTVAAGLQTGMFEPQTVIDTAPGLLKVGRKLIRDSHNYGRIDVSTVLKKSSNVGASKMALAIEPRQLWEALAGSGFGVTTGSGFPGESSGSLPDYSGWHDLERATMSYGYGLSVTPLQLARAYTVFANNGYLPRVSLLRTVYGTMEASYDEPVLNPVVLTQVRGMLESVTHRGGTGTKARVTGYRVAGKTGTVKKIGEHGYEDGSYMSIFAGMAPASDPRLIMVVMINEPRGKQYYGGAVAAPIFSKVMSGALRMLDIPPDDVPALSGAHYAWAGQ